CACCCGCGGGTTCCGGCGCCCGTAGGCGTGCAGCGCGGAGCGGGCGTAGGCGTCGGCCTCCTCCAGGCTGCCCTCCGCAGCGGCCAGGCGGAAGAGGCCGTGCAGCGCCTGTCCCTTGATGTCCCGGAACCCGCTGCGGCGCCCCCCGCGGAAGGCGCGGAGGAAGAGCGTCCGCGCGCCCTCGCGGTCGCCGCGCTCGCCCTGCATCTCCGCCAGGACCAGACACGCCTGGAAGAGCGTGGTCCGGTCGCCGCTGCGGCGACCCAGGACGATGGTGCGCCGCAGCCAGGTCTCCGCCCGCGCCCGCTCCCCCAGCTTCCGGGCGAGGCGCCCCGCCAGGAGTCCCGGGGCGGCCTCCTTGGGCGCGGCGATGGCCGCCCCCTGGGCGAAAGCGAGGGCGGTCGCCAGCGAGCCCCTCCCCTCCGCCCAGCGCGCCACCTGCATGCATACGGCGCTCACCGACTCCGGGCGCGCCGTGTCCGGTTCGCGCGACAGCGCCGCCAGGGAGGTGAGGGCGGCCTCCAGGGCCGGGTCGGGAGCCAGGGCCACCAGCGCCGCGAGCCGCCGCCGGACGGATTCCGGGCGGAAGAGCTCCGCGCGCTCGCCGGGCGGGACCGAGGCCCACAGGAGCACGTCGTGGAGCGACTGCCAGAGCAGCACGCCCACGCCGTTGCGCATCTCGTCCAGGATGTGCACTCCATCCAGCGTCTCGTCGGGCCCGTGCAGGATCGCGGGGGGCGGGGGGGACCGCCGCCCAGGGCGGCGGGAGCGCATGGGTTCCTTCCGGGCCGGCTTCACCTTCATGACTTCCTCCGGGGCGGGGCAGGGGCGGGGCGCGAGCTCTTGACGACAATTATGCGTCAAAGATGTCCACAAAAGCAATGGATTGGGAGGATCGGATCTCTGCCAGGCGCGCGCGGAGGGGGCCGAATCCGTCTCACTCCTTGCCCGTTTCGGTGATCGGCCTTAGAATATCCTGTACACCCCCGCCGAAAGTGGACAGAATGGACACCGCAAGATAGCTCCAGGCCCAGCGCCGGTCAATGTCTTCGTCTCGCGGTGTCGCCCTCGACCAGCTCCGCTCCGTCATCGCCGCCCGCATGGCGGCGCAGTCGCTTCGCGCGGTGGCGCGGGAGGTGGGAATGAGCCCCAGCGGACTGCAGAAGTTCGTGGACGGCTCCATCCCCTACCTCTCCACCCGCCGGAAGCTGGAGCGGTGGTTCGTCCGCGAGGCCGCGCGCGGGGAGGGCGAGATGGACGGCGGGGTCGCGCTCGCAGCGGTGTCCGTCCTGGTCCGCGACCTCCCCCTCGCCCGCCGGCCCCGGGCGGTCCGGCAGCTCGTCGCCGAGCTCAAGGCCGCCTACGGCGCCGAGGAAGAGCCCCGCCCGTCCTGGCTGGACGACCTGGCCCGCGACACCGGCTCCGGGCCGGAGTAGCTGGCCGGCCGACCCGGCCGGAGCCCCCGATTCCCCGCATCGCCACCCGACGGCCGCGCTCCGCGGCCCGCGCACCACACCGGAGAACGCATGACACCCATCCATCGCCCGATCCGCCGCCGGATCGCGCTCTCCCTCGCCCTCCTGGCGCTGGCCGGGTGCGGCCAGGCATCCGAAGAGCCCATCCGCATCGGGCTCGCCGGGCCGCTCGGGCAGGCAAACGGCCGCTCGATGAAGCTCGCCGCGCAGATGGCCGTGGACGAGATCAACGCGGCGGGCGGCGTCCGCGGCCGCAAGCTGGAGCTGGTGGAGAAGGACGACGAGGCGAGCCCGGACCGGGCCATCGCCGTGGCCGGCTTCCTCCGCGACAGCACGGACGTGGTGGCGGTGATCGGACACGTGAACTCCGGGGCGACGATCGCGGCCGCGAAGATCTACAACGAGGAGGAGGGCGAGCACGGAGGCGCGCCGCTCACCCAGATCTCCCCGGCGTCCAGCAGCCCGCAGGTGACGGACGCGGGCCGGTGGACGTTCCGGGTCTGCCCCAGCGACCTGCTGCACGGCCCGGCCGTGGCGACCCACGCCTTCTCGCGCCTGGGGAGCCGCCGCGCGGCGGTGCTGTACACCAACGACGCGTACGGGCGCGGGGTGGCGGAGACCTTCACGGAGGCCTTCCGCAAGGCGGGCGGCGCCGTGGTCGCGCGCGACCCGTACCTGCCGGCGCTGGTGGAGGACCCCTCCGCGGTGGACCCGTACCTGGTGCGCGCCCTGCGCTCGGGGATGGACGCGCTGATGATCGCGGGGCAGGCGGACGCGGGGATGCGGATCGTGCGGCAGGCGCGCCGCCTGGGCTACACCGGGCCGGTGGTGGGCGCCGATGGGATGACCGGGGTCAAGGACGCGGGCGCGGACGCCGAGGGGATCTACGTCAGCTCGGCCTTCCTCCCGGACCGCTCCTCCGACCGGGCGCAGGCCTTCGTCAAGACGTACCGCGAGCGCTTCGACGAGCTTCCGGACCACCGCGGAGCGATGGCCTACGACGCCATCAAGCTGCTGGCGGAAGCCATCGAGCGCGCGGGGACGGACCGGCGGAAGCTCCGCGACGAGGTGGAGAAGGTGGGGCTGTCCGGCTCCGGGGTGGCGGCGTACGAGGGCGTCAGCGGCACCATCGCCTTCGACGAGAACGGCGACGTCCCCGGCAAGGAGGTCGCCGTGGGGATGGTCCGCGGCGGACAGCTCACCACGGTGCGGTAGCTCCCGCCCTCCGGACACCCTGCCGAATGAGCGACCCCGAGAGCCTCGACACTCCGCCGGAGGAGCGTCCGGCCCCGAACGCCATCCAGGTCGAGCAGCCGGGGGGATGCTTCGGCTGCGGCCCGACG
The window above is part of the Longimicrobiaceae bacterium genome. Proteins encoded here:
- a CDS encoding branched-chain amino acid ABC transporter substrate-binding protein, with the protein product MTPIHRPIRRRIALSLALLALAGCGQASEEPIRIGLAGPLGQANGRSMKLAAQMAVDEINAAGGVRGRKLELVEKDDEASPDRAIAVAGFLRDSTDVVAVIGHVNSGATIAAAKIYNEEEGEHGGAPLTQISPASSSPQVTDAGRWTFRVCPSDLLHGPAVATHAFSRLGSRRAAVLYTNDAYGRGVAETFTEAFRKAGGAVVARDPYLPALVEDPSAVDPYLVRALRSGMDALMIAGQADAGMRIVRQARRLGYTGPVVGADGMTGVKDAGADAEGIYVSSAFLPDRSSDRAQAFVKTYRERFDELPDHRGAMAYDAIKLLAEAIERAGTDRRKLRDEVEKVGLSGSGVAAYEGVSGTIAFDENGDVPGKEVAVGMVRGGQLTTVR